The Caretta caretta isolate rCarCar2 chromosome 15, rCarCar1.hap1, whole genome shotgun sequence genome window below encodes:
- the SDF2L1 gene encoding stromal cell-derived factor 2-like protein 1 has product MRRRCLLLLLALLCEPGRGSEPGPGAVTCGSVLKLLNTRHNVRLHSHEVKYGSGSGQQSVTGVEASDDANSYWRIRGKNDDTCQRGTPVKCGQAIRLTHVNTGKNLHTHHFPSPLSNNQEVSAFGDDGEGDDLDIWTVQCSGTHWEREDAVRFKHIGTDVFLSITGEQYGHPIRGQREVHGMTSPNHHNYWMAMEGVFIKPSMDPAKHDEL; this is encoded by the exons ATGCGGCGCcgctgcctcctgctgctcctggcgcTGCTGTGCGAGCCGGGCCGCGGGAGCGAGCCCGGGCCGGGCGCTGTTACCTGCGGGTCGGTGCTGAAGCTGCTCAACACCCGCCACAACGTGCGGCTGCACTCGCATGAGGTCAAGTACGGATCGG GAAGTGGACAGCAATCGGTGACTGGAGTTGAAGCTTCAGATGATGCTAACAGTTACTGGCGGATTCGAGGGAAAAATGACGACACTTGCCAACGAGGAACACCAGTGAAGTGTGGGCAAGCAATACGACTTACCCATGTTAACACAGGAAAAAACTTACACACCCATCACTTCCCGTCACCGCTGTCCAATAATCAG GAAGTAAGTGCCTTTGGTGATGATGGTGAAGGAGATGACTTGGATATATGGACCGTACAGTGCAGTGGGACACACTGGGAGCGGGAGGATGCAGTGCGTTTCAAGCACATAGGAACTGACGTATTCCTTTCAATAACGGGAGAACAATATGGCCACCCAATCAGAGGCCAACGGGAAGTTCATGGCATGACTTCTCCTAATCATCACAACTACTGGATGGCAATGGAAGGAGTTTTCATTAAACCCAGCATGGACCCTGCAAAACACGATGAGCTATGA